The DNA window TAATGGAGAAAAGGATGTATTCAAGTTAACTACAAAATCTGGTTATGAAATAAAATCTACTTATGATCATAGATTTTTAACACCAGAAGGTTGGAAAGAACTTAGTGAAATAAAAAATGGTGATGAAGTTTTAATACAATCTGGAGAAGGAGTTTTTTCAAAAGAGTATAATCTTCCTTTTAGAACGGAAAACAGTTATGTTGGTGGTAATGGAAGAATGTATGAGTTGAATCTGCCTAATAAGTGGTCTAAGGAACTTGGGCAAACTTTAGGTTGGCTTATGGGTGATGGTTGGTTAAGAGATGATCCTAAAAATCCGAGAGCAGGGTTTGTTTTCTCAGAAGATGATATAGAGATTTTAAATTATTTAAAACCAATTATAAATAATATGTATGGTAAAGATATCAAAGAAGTTGAAAGAAAAAATGGAGTTTATCATCTTTCATATCATAGTAAATACTTTGTAGAATTTTTCAAAGATTTAGGGGTAAAACCTGTTAAATCAGGAGAAAAAGAAGTGCCCCAAAGTATATATAATGCTCCATATGAGGTAGTTGTAGGATTTTTGCAAGCTTTATTTACAGCGGATGGAAGTGTTAGAGACAATCCTAAAGCAAATAGTTCTTGGGTGGTTCTAACATCTAAAAGTAAAGAATTATTAAAGGGTGTGCAAAAATTATTGATCAATTTGGGAATGAAGAGCATCATATTAGATCGCTCCAGAGAGCCAAGAGAAGGAGTATTTAAATATACTACTGTAAATGGGGAGGAGAGGCAGTATGATTGTGATGGTGTGTTGTATGAATTAGGTATATTCGGAAAATCCCGGGATAGATTTGCAAAAACTATAGGATTTATGTGCGAGAAAAAACAAAGAGCTCTTGAGAGCATAGGATTTAAGTCTTTTTATAAAGAAAAAAACTATGATAAGGTAATTTCTATTGACTATATTGGAAAAGAAACAGTATATGATTTGACAGAGCCTACTACACATTCTATGATTTGTAATGGAATAGTGGTTCACCAATGCGGGGAGCAGCCACTTTTGCCTTTTGAATCTTGCAATTTAGGTTCAATAAATCTAGCTAAGATGGTAGTAGAAGGTTTAGAAGGATATGAGATTGATTATGAGAAATTAGAAGATGTTGTTAGAAATTCAGTACATTTTTTAGACAATGTTATAGATATGAATAAGTATCCTCTAACGGAAATAGATGAGATGACTAAAAAGACCAGAAAAATAGGCCTTGGAGTTATGGGATTTGCAGATTTATTGTTTTATTTAGGTATTCCTTACAATTCAGATAAAGCTGTGAATTTGGCAGATGAATTGATGGGTTTTATTGATAGAATATCTAAAGAAGAATCTATGAGATTGGCAGAAGAAAGAGGAGTATTTCCAGCATATGAAATGAGTATTTATCATGAAAATGGAATGAAGATGAGAAATGCAACTACAACTACTATTGCTCCAACGGGGACTATAAGCATTATAGCGGGAGCGAGCAGTGGAGTGGAACCACTATTTGCTATATCTTTCATTAGAAATGTAATGGACAATGACAAACTATTAGAAGTTCATCCATACTTCGAAAAAGTTGCCAAGGAAAGAGGATTCTATTCACAAGAATTGATGGAGAGAATAGCTAGAGAAGGGACTATTCAACATATTGAAGAAATCCCCGAAGATGTAAAGAAAGTGTTTGTCACAGCCCATGATATAATACCATTTTGGCATATAAAGATGCAGGCAGCTTTTCAAAATCATGTAGATAATGCGGTTTCTAAAACTGTAAACTTTAAAAATGAAGCAACAAAAGAAGATGTAGAAGAAGTATATATACTAGCTTATAAATTGGGTTGTAAAGGTGTAACTATCTACAGGGATGGAAGCAGAGAAAATCAAGTTTTAAGTACTGGAAAGAAGGAAAAGAAGCGAGAAGTTATTGTAGGAAGTCTTCCACTTGTCAAACCAAGGATGAGACCAGAAATAACAAGGGGTATAACCGAAAAGGTAAAGATAGGATGTGGAAATTTATATATAACTGTCAACTATGATGAAAATGGGATATGTGAAGTATTTACAAATTTAGGGAGAGCAGGAGGTTGTCCAAGCCAAAGTGAAGCTACTAGTAGACTCATATCTATAGCATTGAGATCAGGTATGGATGTAGAAGAAATAATAGAACAGCTAAAGGGAATCAGATGTCATTCTACATTAAGACAAAAGGCCACAAACAAAGATATAAAAGTGCTATCTTGTCCAGATGCTATAGGAAAAGCATTGGAGAAAGCAATGGATACTTATGTTCAGGTGGAAGATCCTATTATAGATGAAGATTCTGTAGATGAACTTTCTAGCACAAAAGAAGAAAAAACTTCAGCTTTATGCCCAGAATGTGGAAATCCCATAGGGCATGAAGGCGGGTGCACTATATGCATGAATTGTGGATATTCTAAATGCAATTAAAGGAGAGATGTTATGAGATATGAAGGAACACTTTATAGACCTCCTAGTGAAGCATATAGCCTAATAGTTCAAGCAACTATAGGATGTTCTCAAAACAGATGTACTTTTTGCTCTATGTATAAAGAAAAAGATTTCAGGATAAGAAAAACTAGAGATATAGTAGAAGATTTAATATTAGGAAGACAAGAGTATAGAAAAGTAGAAAAGATATTTTTAGCTGATGGAGATGCATTGATTATAAAGACAGAAGAATTGTTAAAGATATTAGAAAAAATAAAAACAATTTTTCCTGAATGTAAGAGAGTAGGAATTTATGCTTCACCTAAATCAATACTTGGAAAGAGTACAGGAGAACTCATAGAGTTACGAAAATCAGGTCTTGGAATTGTATACATGGGAGTTGAATCTGGAAGTGATTTAATTCTTGAAAAAATAAAAAAAGGAGTCAATTCTTCTGAAATGATTGCTGCTGGTAAAAAAATAAAAGAAGCAGAAATTCCACTATCTATAACTCTTATATCTGGTCTTGGAGGAAAAGAATACTCCATGGAGCATGGGGTAGAATCTGCTAGAGTAGTAAATGAAATGAATCCAGATTATATAGGGTTATTAACTCTTTTAGTAGAAGAAGGAACAGAACTTTATGATGATGTTTGGAATGAAAGGTTTAAATTGTTAACTCCTAAAGAAGTTCTTTTAGAGACTAGAGAATTTGTACAAAGGTTAAATTTAGATAATTGTATTTTTAGAAGCAATCACGCTTCTAATTATGTAGCATTAGGAGGAACATTAAATAAAGATAAAAATCTTATATTAGAACAAATAAAAGAAGGTCTTAAAATGGAAGGCCTTGAAGAGGGAGAAATATTTAGGAGATTATAAAAATAAGTGTTGCAATATATGAAATATGGTGCTATAATTGAAAAGAAAAAAAGGAACACAAATCTTTAACTCAGTCCTGTGAGACTGGCAAGATTGTGATAGAACGGGTTTTTATGTAAAAAACTTCTTGCTAGTTGCAAGAAGTTTTTTATTATCATTATTGCAATCAAATATTGTGAACCTTTTAATTTAGTCCTGTGAGGCTGAAAAAGGAGATTAGAAAATCTCCTTAAAACTAAAAATAGGAGGTTTTTTTATGACTGAAAACGTGATTAAAGAGAATGTATATGAGAAAGAAGAAATAAGTCTTAAAAGTTCATCAAGAAAAGTAGTATTGGCACTTCAACATTTAATAGCTATGTTTGGAGCCACAGTATTAGTTCCAATGCTTACAGGTCTGAATCCATCCATAGCTCTTTTTTCAGCAGGAATGGGAACCTTGATATTTCACCTATGCACAAAGGGAAAAGTACCAGTATTTTTGGGTTCTTCCTTCGCTTTTATACCAGTAGTTTTGGCTGTAAAAGAAATGTATAATGGAGATTTATCTTATGCCCAAGGCGGAATGCTTGTAGCAGGACTTATATATGTAATAGTATCCTTTCTGATTAAGAAAATAGGTGTAGAAAAAATAGAAAGATATCTTCCTTCACAAGTAGTAGGACCAATGATTATAGTTATAGGAATGAATCTTATTCCAACAGCAATAGATATGGCTAGTAACAATTTTTTAGTAGCAGGAATTACATTGGGAGTGGCACTACTTGTGAACTTTAAAGGGAAAGGATTTTTTAAGCAATTGGCAATTTTAACTGGAGTAATAGTTGGATACTTGGTATCCTTGAAACTTGGTTTAGTAGACTTAAATTTAGTAAAGGAAAGTCCAGTATTTTCATTACCACCTTTCAATTTACCCAAATTTGATATAGGAGCGATAGCTATAATAGCACCAGTAGTGCTAGCAGTATTCATGGAACA is part of the Sporanaerobacter acetigenes DSM 13106 genome and encodes:
- a CDS encoding radical SAM protein — encoded protein: MRYEGTLYRPPSEAYSLIVQATIGCSQNRCTFCSMYKEKDFRIRKTRDIVEDLILGRQEYRKVEKIFLADGDALIIKTEELLKILEKIKTIFPECKRVGIYASPKSILGKSTGELIELRKSGLGIVYMGVESGSDLILEKIKKGVNSSEMIAAGKKIKEAEIPLSITLISGLGGKEYSMEHGVESARVVNEMNPDYIGLLTLLVEEGTELYDDVWNERFKLLTPKEVLLETREFVQRLNLDNCIFRSNHASNYVALGGTLNKDKNLILEQIKEGLKMEGLEEGEIFRRL
- a CDS encoding TSCPD domain-containing protein yields the protein MELTDNAKKVLERRYLTKDSTGKIVETPEQMFGRVANSIAEADKIYDEDIDVKKVAQKFYDMMINLEFIPNSPTLMNAGKELGQLSACFVLPVEDSMEGIFDAIKNAALIHKSGGGTGFSFSRLRQKGSSVKSTGGVASGPVSFMKVFNSATEAVKQGGTRRGANMGILRIDHPDIMEFIECKRDTSEITNFNISVGITEKFMEAVQNGEDYDLIDPHTKMSVGSLNAKEVFKHIVEMAWSTGEPGIVFLDRINKTSPVRKLGEIESTNPCVTGDTYVSTEYGLMRIDEIYNKYENGGLIIATDDRVPMTQYEVVNGGSVAETIPCMECDGVSFNGITKVYNNGEKDVFKLTTKSGYEIKSTYDHRFLTPEGWKELSEIKNGDEVLIQSGEGVFSKEYNLPFRTENSYVGGNGRMYELNLPNKWSKELGQTLGWLMGDGWLRDDPKNPRAGFVFSEDDIEILNYLKPIINNMYGKDIKEVERKNGVYHLSYHSKYFVEFFKDLGVKPVKSGEKEVPQSIYNAPYEVVVGFLQALFTADGSVRDNPKANSSWVVLTSKSKELLKGVQKLLINLGMKSIILDRSREPREGVFKYTTVNGEERQYDCDGVLYELGIFGKSRDRFAKTIGFMCEKKQRALESIGFKSFYKEKNYDKVISIDYIGKETVYDLTEPTTHSMICNGIVVHQCGEQPLLPFESCNLGSINLAKMVVEGLEGYEIDYEKLEDVVRNSVHFLDNVIDMNKYPLTEIDEMTKKTRKIGLGVMGFADLLFYLGIPYNSDKAVNLADELMGFIDRISKEESMRLAEERGVFPAYEMSIYHENGMKMRNATTTTIAPTGTISIIAGASSGVEPLFAISFIRNVMDNDKLLEVHPYFEKVAKERGFYSQELMERIAREGTIQHIEEIPEDVKKVFVTAHDIIPFWHIKMQAAFQNHVDNAVSKTVNFKNEATKEDVEEVYILAYKLGCKGVTIYRDGSRENQVLSTGKKEKKREVIVGSLPLVKPRMRPEITRGITEKVKIGCGNLYITVNYDENGICEVFTNLGRAGGCPSQSEATSRLISIALRSGMDVEEIIEQLKGIRCHSTLRQKATNKDIKVLSCPDAIGKALEKAMDTYVQVEDPIIDEDSVDELSSTKEEKTSALCPECGNPIGHEGGCTICMNCGYSKCN
- a CDS encoding uracil-xanthine permease family protein encodes the protein MTENVIKENVYEKEEISLKSSSRKVVLALQHLIAMFGATVLVPMLTGLNPSIALFSAGMGTLIFHLCTKGKVPVFLGSSFAFIPVVLAVKEMYNGDLSYAQGGMLVAGLIYVIVSFLIKKIGVEKIERYLPSQVVGPMIIVIGMNLIPTAIDMASNNFLVAGITLGVALLVNFKGKGFFKQLAILTGVIVGYLVSLKLGLVDLNLVKESPVFSLPPFNLPKFDIGAIAIIAPVVLAVFMEHIGDITTNGQVVGKNFIEDPGLNRTLLGDGLATMAASLIGGPANTTYGENTGVLALTKNYDPSTLRLAAVFAIALGFVSKVGAFLSTIPVPVMGGISIMLFSMISLVGVQTIKNSKVKFNWKNIIVMSTIIVLGLGGSIIEKKFGVVIGIPINESVKISGLSFAAIIGVLLNAVLNRNVNE